A part of Desulforegulaceae bacterium genomic DNA contains:
- a CDS encoding riboflavin synthase — MFTGIIEGFGTIRAISAVGEGKKMSIESEFDLDGTKIGDSIAVNGGCLTAVKINGRFFDVDISPETIEKSTFKNSKPGQKVNLERALKLSDRLDGHLVSGHIDGVGEILSVEERSNAIIISIKAPLNIMKYVIDKGSIAVDGTSLTINSVEQDSFSLAIIPHTKGLSTIGSRKAGEKVNLEADMIGKYIEKLITGKNSDSNEKESGVSIDFLRSNGFL; from the coding sequence ATGTTTACAGGAATTATAGAAGGTTTTGGAACAATAAGAGCCATTTCTGCTGTTGGAGAAGGTAAAAAAATGTCCATTGAATCCGAATTTGATCTTGATGGAACAAAAATCGGAGACAGTATAGCTGTTAATGGAGGATGTCTTACTGCTGTAAAAATAAATGGAAGGTTTTTTGATGTTGATATAAGTCCTGAAACTATTGAAAAATCGACTTTTAAAAATTCAAAGCCAGGACAAAAAGTAAATCTTGAAAGAGCTTTAAAGCTTTCCGATCGCCTTGACGGTCATCTTGTCTCAGGGCATATTGACGGAGTAGGGGAGATTTTATCTGTTGAAGAAAGGAGTAATGCAATAATTATAAGCATTAAAGCTCCTTTAAATATAATGAAGTATGTAATTGATAAAGGTTCAATTGCAGTGGACGGAACAAGCCTTACAATCAATTCGGTTGAACAGGATTCTTTTTCCCTTGCAATTATTCCTCATACAAAAGGTCTTTCAACCATAGGCTCAAGAAAAGCTGGTGAAAAAGTAAATCTTGAAGCAGATATGATTGGGAAATATATTGAAAAACTTATTACAGGAAAAAATTCAGATTCAAATGAAAAAGAAAGTGGCGTTTCCATTGATTTTTTGAGAAGTAATGGATTCCTGTAA
- a CDS encoding cytidine/deoxycytidylate deaminase family protein — translation MEQRPSWDEYFIGITELVSKRSTCLRRKVGAVIVKNRHILATGYNGPPSGIKHCIETGCLREKMNVPSGERHELCRGTHAEQNAIVQAAKHGVSIDGADIYVNTKPCSICSKMIINAGIKRVCYLGDYSDEMSEEMLSEAGVETVKFDPPGENK, via the coding sequence ATGGAACAAAGGCCTTCCTGGGATGAATATTTTATAGGTATTACCGAACTTGTTTCAAAAAGATCAACTTGTTTGAGGCGTAAAGTGGGTGCTGTAATAGTAAAAAACAGACATATTCTTGCCACAGGTTACAATGGGCCTCCTTCAGGAATAAAGCATTGCATAGAAACAGGATGTTTAAGGGAAAAAATGAATGTCCCTTCCGGTGAAAGACATGAGCTTTGCCGGGGAACCCATGCAGAGCAAAATGCCATAGTTCAGGCTGCAAAGCACGGAGTTTCAATTGACGGGGCAGATATTTATGTAAATACAAAACCATGCTCCATTTGCTCAAAAATGATAATAAATGCCGGAATAAAAAGGGTTTGTTATCTTGGAGACTATTCAGATGAAATGTCTGAAGAAATGCTTTCAGAAGCCGGGGTTGAAACTGTTAAATTTGATCCTCCAGGAGAAAACAAATGA
- the fabF gene encoding beta-ketoacyl-ACP synthase II, with the protein MNEAPFHRVAVTGIGVVSPVGTGKKEFFDSLAAGKSGIDFIKRFNTDGFTFKVAGEVKNFIREDYFKKNKSNNLPLYILYAVAAGKLAVLDSGLDLDYYGKNKIGIFGGNGAGGFDLAEEAVERHLLKKTSRLSPYFIPHFLPNMAVGTMSIHLGIKGPVLTCASACAAGANAIGEAYLRIKYGEMDCCIAGGTEAVITPVFLSGLNSMKALSKNTDPESASRPFDKKRDGFVPGEGSAFLVLENMDKALKRGAKPLAEITGYSVLSEGYHIAAPEPEGKGMADVMEAALLSSGLNPCEIDYINAHGTSTILNDKYETAAIKKVFKDNYKNLKLSSTKSMTGHLLGAAGALEAAACVLSLENQLIFPTINLNNPDPDCFLDYVPNKSQKAKLNYVMSNSFGFGGVNTCLVFKKSS; encoded by the coding sequence ATGAATGAAGCTCCATTTCATAGGGTTGCTGTTACAGGCATAGGCGTTGTTTCGCCTGTTGGAACCGGTAAAAAGGAGTTTTTTGATTCTCTTGCGGCTGGAAAATCAGGTATTGATTTTATAAAAAGATTTAATACAGATGGTTTTACTTTTAAGGTCGCAGGTGAAGTTAAAAATTTTATAAGGGAAGATTATTTTAAGAAAAATAAGTCGAATAATCTTCCCTTATATATTTTATATGCTGTTGCTGCCGGAAAACTTGCAGTTTTAGATTCAGGCCTTGATCTTGATTATTATGGAAAAAATAAAATAGGTATTTTTGGGGGCAATGGAGCCGGAGGTTTTGATCTTGCTGAGGAGGCTGTAGAAAGACATCTTCTTAAAAAGACATCAAGGCTGAGCCCTTATTTTATTCCCCATTTTCTGCCGAATATGGCAGTGGGAACAATGAGTATTCATTTGGGAATCAAGGGGCCGGTTCTTACTTGTGCCAGTGCTTGTGCTGCAGGGGCAAACGCAATTGGTGAAGCCTATCTTCGTATAAAATATGGTGAAATGGATTGTTGTATTGCCGGAGGAACTGAAGCTGTGATTACCCCGGTATTTCTTTCAGGGCTTAACTCAATGAAGGCCCTTTCAAAAAACACTGATCCTGAATCTGCTTCAAGACCCTTTGACAAAAAAAGGGACGGGTTTGTTCCAGGTGAAGGAAGTGCTTTCCTTGTGCTGGAAAATATGGATAAAGCCCTTAAAAGGGGAGCAAAACCTTTGGCTGAAATTACAGGATATTCTGTTTTAAGCGAAGGATATCATATAGCTGCTCCTGAGCCGGAGGGAAAAGGAATGGCTGATGTAATGGAAGCCGCTCTTTTGTCTTCAGGGCTTAATCCTTGTGAAATTGACTATATAAACGCCCATGGAACTTCTACAATATTAAATGATAAATACGAAACCGCAGCAATAAAAAAAGTTTTTAAAGATAATTATAAAAATCTTAAACTTTCCTCTACCAAATCAATGACAGGACATCTTTTAGGTGCTGCAGGAGCTCTTGAAGCCGCAGCCTGTGTTTTAAGTCTTGAAAATCAGCTGATTTTTCCCACAATCAATCTTAATAATCCTGATCCCGATTGTTTTCTTGATTATGTTCCCAATAAAAGTCAAAAAGCAAAATTAAATTATGTTATGTCCAATTCTTTTGGGTTTGGAGGAGTGAACACCTGTCTTGTTTTTAAAAAATCTAGTTAA
- a CDS encoding CopG family transcriptional regulator, whose product MLSVKLPEDLEKRLNDLVSKTNRTKSFYAVEALPLYIEDLEDLYLSEKAFEEFLLNGEKALSSEEVRKKLGL is encoded by the coding sequence ATGTTGTCCGTTAAATTACCTGAAGACCTTGAAAAAAGGCTTAATGATTTAGTTTCAAAAACAAACCGCACAAAGTCGTTTTATGCCGTAGAAGCATTACCTCTCTACATTGAAGACCTGGAAGATCTTTACCTTTCTGAAAAAGCCTTTGAAGAATTTTTACTAAACGGTGAAAAAGCCCTTTCATCAGAAGAGGTTAGAAAAAAACTTGGCTTATAA
- the rpiB gene encoding ribose 5-phosphate isomerase B: protein MKETIIIGCDHAAYELKAKIFDFLEKKGIKVKDIGSFSKDSVNYPDYANQVARAVKTKEYDLGILLCGTGLGMSMAANRHKGIRAALCNDIFSAKMSRLHNNSNVLVLGGRVVGDILAFEIVDTWLKTKFEGGRHQMRLDLF from the coding sequence ATGAAAGAAACAATTATCATAGGCTGTGATCATGCAGCCTATGAATTAAAGGCCAAAATATTTGATTTCCTTGAAAAAAAAGGAATAAAAGTAAAAGATATAGGGAGTTTTTCCAAAGATTCAGTCAATTATCCTGATTATGCAAACCAGGTTGCCAGGGCAGTAAAAACAAAAGAATACGATCTTGGAATTCTTCTTTGCGGAACAGGGCTTGGAATGTCAATGGCAGCAAATAGGCATAAAGGGATAAGAGCTGCACTTTGTAATGATATATTTTCTGCAAAAATGAGCAGGCTTCACAATAATTCCAATGTTCTTGTTCTTGGAGGAAGAGTGGTGGGAGATATTTTAGCATTTGAAATAGTTGATACCTGGCTTAAGACAAAATTTGAAGGCGGAAGACACCAGATGCGCCTTGATTTGTTCTGA
- the ribB gene encoding 3,4-dihydroxy-2-butanone-4-phosphate synthase, with translation MNQTLLSQFGNPYERVENGLKSLASGNGILVTDNEDRENEGDLIFSAEHLNNLQMATLIRECSGIVCLCLTDKKIKSLEIPMMVESNTSKFQTAFTVSIEAAEGVTTGVSAADRVTTIKAAINDNAKPKDLKKPGHVFPLMARKGGVLERQGHTEATVDMCRLAGLKPYGVLCEVTNPDGTMARTPQIVDFGLKNKIPVLTVDDIVLYREKNKI, from the coding sequence ATGAATCAGACTTTATTATCACAATTTGGCAATCCTTATGAAAGGGTTGAAAATGGACTAAAATCACTTGCAAGTGGAAATGGAATACTTGTAACTGACAATGAAGACAGGGAAAACGAGGGTGACCTTATTTTTTCTGCAGAGCATCTCAATAATCTTCAGATGGCAACACTGATTAGAGAATGCAGCGGAATTGTCTGTCTTTGTCTTACAGATAAAAAAATAAAATCACTTGAAATCCCAATGATGGTTGAAAGTAATACGTCTAAATTTCAGACAGCATTCACTGTTTCTATTGAAGCAGCAGAAGGAGTAACAACCGGAGTTTCAGCAGCTGACAGAGTTACAACAATAAAAGCTGCAATAAATGACAATGCAAAACCAAAAGATCTTAAAAAACCAGGACATGTTTTCCCGTTAATGGCAAGAAAAGGCGGAGTTCTTGAAAGGCAGGGACATACAGAAGCCACTGTTGATATGTGCAGACTTGCAGGACTAAAGCCCTATGGAGTTTTATGTGAAGTTACAAACCCTGACGGAACAATGGCAAGGACTCCTCAAATAGTTGATTTTGGGCTTAAAAACAAAATTCCTGTTCTGACAGTTGATGACATTGTTCTATATAGGGAAAAAAACAAAATCTAA
- a CDS encoding acyl carrier protein, which produces MSVQDKLKSIIAEKLEVDIEKIVPEASFINDLGADSLKIVELVMSLEDEFDIEIPDEDAENLLTVKDALEYMEKVL; this is translated from the coding sequence ATGTCTGTTCAGGATAAACTTAAATCCATTATTGCAGAAAAGCTTGAAGTCGATATTGAAAAAATTGTTCCTGAAGCATCATTTATCAATGATCTTGGTGCAGATTCACTAAAGATTGTTGAGCTTGTGATGAGTCTTGAAGATGAATTCGATATTGAAATTCCAGATGAAGACGCAGAAAATCTTCTTACAGTGAAAGATGCTCTGGAATATATGGAAAAAGTTTTGTAA
- the rpmF gene encoding 50S ribosomal protein L32 — protein MAVPKRRSSRSRRDKRRTHQKEKVTIPSLQACPECGEPKRSHAACPGCGMYKGRLVIGGGEEL, from the coding sequence ATGGCAGTTCCAAAGAGAAGGTCATCAAGATCACGCAGAGATAAGCGTCGTACACATCAAAAAGAAAAAGTTACAATACCAAGCCTTCAGGCATGTCCTGAATGTGGTGAACCAAAGCGTTCTCACGCAGCTTGTCCTGGGTGCGGAATGTACAAAGGGCGTCTTGTTATAGGTGGCGGAGAAGAACTTTAA
- the glyA gene encoding serine hydroxymethyltransferase, with amino-acid sequence MNPETIEKTDPEIFRAIKNETKRQIENLELIASENIVSDSVMEAQGCIMTNKYAEGYPSKRYYGGCEFVDIAEELAIKRVKELFNASYANVQPHSGSQANMAAFFSFIEPGDKVLGMDLSHGGHLTHGSGVNFSGRLFDFSHYGVSKETGTIDYDEVEKIAKEVRPKMIVAGASAYPRILDFERFAKIAKSVDAYLLVDMAHIAGLVAAGLHPSPIPHANITTSTTHKTLRGPRGGLILSGEDLTSIVNRQIFPGIQGGPLMHVIAAKAVAFKEALNPEFKKYQEQVLKNSKALSKTLLQSGLDLVSGGTDNHLVLIDLTNKGVTGKDAEAALGKANITVNKNTVPFETKSPFVTSGIRIGTPALTTRGMKEKEMETIGQWIFDIIDNCENEKLISEIGAKVKELASGFPLFME; translated from the coding sequence TTGAACCCTGAAACAATTGAAAAAACAGACCCTGAAATTTTTAGAGCCATAAAAAATGAAACCAAAAGACAAATAGAAAATCTTGAGCTTATTGCATCGGAAAACATTGTAAGCGATTCTGTAATGGAAGCTCAGGGCTGTATAATGACAAATAAGTACGCAGAAGGCTATCCTTCAAAAAGATATTATGGAGGATGCGAGTTTGTTGATATTGCTGAAGAACTTGCAATAAAAAGAGTAAAAGAACTTTTTAATGCAAGCTATGCAAATGTTCAGCCCCACTCAGGTTCCCAGGCAAATATGGCGGCCTTTTTTTCTTTTATTGAGCCGGGAGACAAGGTTCTTGGAATGGATCTTTCCCATGGCGGTCACCTAACCCATGGAAGCGGAGTGAATTTTTCAGGAAGACTTTTTGATTTTTCCCATTATGGGGTTTCAAAAGAAACCGGTACAATTGACTATGATGAAGTGGAAAAAATTGCAAAAGAAGTAAGACCCAAGATGATAGTTGCCGGTGCAAGTGCTTACCCAAGGATTCTTGATTTTGAAAGATTTGCAAAAATAGCAAAGTCTGTTGATGCTTATCTTCTTGTGGATATGGCTCATATTGCAGGACTTGTTGCTGCAGGTCTTCATCCTTCTCCTATTCCACACGCAAATATTACAACTTCAACCACCCATAAAACTTTAAGAGGTCCAAGGGGCGGACTTATTCTTTCAGGTGAAGATCTTACAAGCATTGTAAACAGGCAGATTTTCCCAGGAATTCAGGGCGGACCTTTAATGCATGTAATTGCTGCTAAAGCTGTTGCATTTAAAGAAGCTTTAAACCCGGAATTTAAAAAATATCAGGAACAAGTTTTAAAAAATTCCAAAGCTCTTTCAAAGACTTTACTTCAAAGCGGACTGGATCTTGTTTCAGGAGGAACAGACAATCACCTTGTTTTAATTGATTTAACAAATAAGGGTGTTACTGGAAAAGATGCAGAAGCAGCTCTTGGAAAGGCAAATATTACAGTTAATAAAAATACTGTTCCTTTTGAAACAAAAAGCCCTTTTGTAACAAGCGGAATAAGAATCGGAACTCCTGCTCTTACAACCAGAGGGATGAAAGAAAAGGAAATGGAAACAATAGGTCAGTGGATATTTGATATAATTGATAATTGCGAAAATGAAAAACTTATTTCAGAAATAGGTGCAAAGGTAAAAGAACTTGCCTCGGGTTTTCCTCTTTTCATGGAATAA
- the ribD gene encoding bifunctional diaminohydroxyphosphoribosylaminopyrimidine deaminase/5-amino-6-(5-phosphoribosylamino)uracil reductase RibD, protein MFDKKDIEYMNLALELASRGRGFTKTNPMVGAVCVKNGDIIGQGFHEEYGKAHAEVNALDQAGKNAEGSTLYVTLEPCSHYGKTPPCTEKILKSRVKKVVTAIEDPNPKVSGSGNAFLRQNNVEVLNGLLQEKARALNLPFIKFITEKTPYTVLKLAMTLDGRIATKTGDSKWITNEKSRRWSHFLRHQCQAVLVGRNTVEADNPSLNTRIKEIKSSDPLKIVTDSNLKLDPESGLKIFSDEMKKNTLFACVEDCDPLRIKKFNDFGVEVIKVKKDKNSHVCLSSLLIELGKRKISSLMVEGGSMIAGSFLNNNLVDQIAFFYGSKIIGCSKSFEGISGNGPEKMSDAIKVQNTKLSKFDDDILIEGRTDSKSGVYKNLLWPVFYFD, encoded by the coding sequence ATGTTTGACAAAAAAGATATTGAATATATGAACCTTGCTCTTGAGCTTGCCTCCAGGGGAAGGGGATTTACAAAAACCAATCCCATGGTTGGAGCAGTTTGTGTTAAAAACGGAGATATAATTGGCCAGGGTTTTCATGAAGAATATGGAAAAGCCCATGCAGAGGTAAATGCCCTTGACCAGGCTGGAAAAAATGCAGAAGGTTCAACCCTTTATGTTACTTTAGAACCTTGCAGTCATTATGGAAAAACTCCTCCATGTACTGAAAAAATTTTAAAAAGCAGGGTAAAAAAAGTTGTAACTGCAATTGAAGATCCAAATCCTAAAGTAAGCGGTTCTGGAAATGCTTTTCTAAGACAAAATAATGTTGAGGTTTTAAATGGGCTTCTTCAAGAAAAAGCAAGGGCGTTAAATCTTCCTTTTATTAAGTTCATTACTGAAAAAACACCTTATACTGTATTAAAGCTTGCCATGACTCTTGACGGCAGAATTGCAACAAAAACAGGGGATTCAAAATGGATAACCAATGAAAAGTCAAGAAGATGGTCTCATTTTTTAAGACATCAATGCCAAGCTGTTTTAGTTGGAAGAAATACTGTTGAAGCAGATAATCCTTCTTTGAATACAAGAATTAAAGAAATTAAATCTTCTGATCCCTTAAAAATTGTTACAGACTCAAATTTAAAACTTGATCCTGAATCAGGTTTGAAGATTTTTTCAGATGAAATGAAAAAAAATACACTTTTTGCCTGTGTTGAAGACTGTGATCCTTTAAGAATTAAAAAATTCAATGATTTTGGTGTGGAAGTAATTAAAGTTAAAAAAGATAAAAATTCCCATGTTTGTCTTTCAAGCCTTCTTATTGAACTTGGTAAAAGAAAAATTTCAAGCCTTATGGTTGAAGGCGGTTCAATGATTGCAGGTTCATTTTTGAACAACAATCTTGTTGATCAAATTGCTTTTTTTTATGGCTCCAAAATTATTGGCTGTTCAAAATCATTTGAGGGAATTTCTGGAAACGGCCCTGAAAAAATGTCAGATGCAATTAAAGTGCAGAATACAAAATTAAGCAAATTTGATGATGATATTCTTATTGAAGGGCGAACAGATTCAAAATCTGGTGTTTATAAAAATCTGTTGTGGCCTGTTTTTTATTTTGATTAA
- a CDS encoding DUF2325 domain-containing protein has translation MNLNDFNPSGKRKKINEIKGHFHCSIVGTCLSLKELEKIQRKAKVLIPKNSTEHEIHGIFVYLAGEDELPAKLLTKALDKKFEKEVREFSKIKSDAELKDKWNYEYEKGNIPGPYWALMSHPFPSATTLANAFGEVHMLSHMIGRSTRADIKRVKRVEEENDKLNIKIRTLKRAFSKKFSDLNKKYKNEKIKTNQLFSYLDEAEKELNELKNEKITNSPGYENKNQNIKINELESSVEFLKNENSFLCKKIKELEKELESKKIINSFFEPVNNPPEKIKCSGCTSPNCPGPALCGKKILYVGGRKNILPRYKEIVEEYGGEFIYHDGGMESSKKSIDNLVSSADMVFCPIDCTSHDACLRLKKICKKTEKSFIPLKSSGASSFDRYIKNID, from the coding sequence ATGAACTTAAATGATTTTAATCCATCTGGAAAAAGAAAAAAAATAAATGAAATTAAAGGTCATTTTCATTGTTCAATAGTTGGAACCTGCCTGAGTCTAAAAGAACTTGAAAAAATCCAGAGAAAAGCAAAGGTTTTAATTCCAAAAAACTCCACTGAACATGAAATTCATGGAATTTTTGTATATCTTGCGGGTGAAGACGAGCTTCCTGCAAAACTCTTGACCAAGGCTCTTGATAAAAAGTTTGAAAAGGAAGTAAGGGAGTTTTCAAAAATAAAATCAGATGCTGAACTTAAAGACAAATGGAATTACGAATATGAAAAAGGAAATATCCCAGGACCTTATTGGGCTTTGATGAGTCATCCTTTCCCTTCGGCAACAACTCTTGCAAATGCCTTTGGTGAAGTTCATATGCTTTCACATATGATAGGGCGAAGCACACGGGCAGATATAAAAAGAGTTAAAAGAGTAGAAGAAGAAAATGACAAGCTCAACATTAAAATCAGAACTCTTAAAAGAGCATTTAGCAAAAAGTTTTCAGACTTAAATAAAAAGTACAAAAATGAAAAAATAAAAACAAATCAGCTTTTTTCCTATCTGGACGAGGCTGAAAAAGAACTTAATGAACTTAAAAATGAAAAAATTACAAATAGCCCTGGGTATGAAAATAAGAATCAAAACATAAAAATAAACGAACTTGAGAGCAGTGTTGAGTTTTTAAAAAATGAAAACTCTTTTTTATGCAAAAAAATCAAAGAACTTGAAAAAGAACTTGAATCAAAAAAAATTATAAACAGCTTTTTTGAGCCTGTTAACAATCCTCCAGAGAAGATAAAATGCAGTGGATGTACTTCACCAAACTGTCCAGGCCCTGCTCTTTGCGGCAAAAAAATTCTATATGTTGGAGGAAGAAAAAACATCCTTCCAAGATATAAGGAAATTGTTGAAGAATACGGAGGGGAATTTATTTATCATGATGGTGGAATGGAGTCTTCTAAAAAAAGTATTGATAACTTAGTTTCTTCAGCTGATATGGTTTTTTGTCCCATTGACTGTACAAGCCATGATGCCTGTCTAAGACTGAAAAAAATCTGTAAAAAAACTGAAAAATCATTTATTCCGCTTAAATCTTCAGGTGCTTCATCTTTTGACAGATATATAAAAAACATTGATTAA
- a CDS encoding HD-GYP domain-containing protein: protein MQADTAISNNFLYNEFLLSCNRCPSLPNYSKLLHDFATALGRALDARDNSTKEHSNEVADISSIIGKSIGLKKQQLEVIHLAGHLHDIGKIGIPDNILFKKDKLSQEEWDCIKSHPMVGAEIVSSIEGFTEKNSIKDIILHHHERYDGKGYPSGLKGYEIPLGARIIAVADSVSAMMQKRPYRNKMDFESTVIEVFQNSGTQFDPLIVNAFSKNLETIENYLKRKKNELK, encoded by the coding sequence ATGCAAGCTGATACAGCTATAAGTAATAATTTTCTTTACAATGAATTTTTGCTGTCCTGTAACCGATGTCCCAGTCTTCCCAATTATTCAAAACTCCTCCATGATTTTGCAACAGCACTTGGCAGGGCACTTGATGCCAGAGATAACTCCACCAAAGAGCATTCAAATGAAGTAGCTGATATATCATCAATAATTGGAAAATCCATAGGCTTAAAAAAACAGCAGCTTGAAGTTATTCATCTTGCTGGCCATTTACACGATATTGGTAAAATAGGAATTCCTGATAATATTCTTTTTAAAAAAGACAAACTCAGCCAAGAAGAATGGGATTGTATTAAAAGTCATCCAATGGTTGGTGCTGAAATTGTTTCTTCAATTGAAGGTTTTACTGAAAAAAATTCAATTAAGGATATTATTTTACATCACCATGAAAGATACGATGGAAAGGGTTATCCCTCAGGTCTTAAAGGATATGAGATTCCACTTGGTGCCAGAATTATTGCAGTTGCTGATTCAGTCTCCGCAATGATGCAAAAAAGGCCATATAGAAACAAAATGGATTTTGAATCAACTGTAATAGAAGTTTTTCAAAATTCAGGAACACAATTTGACCCCTTAATTGTTAATGCCTTCAGCAAAAACCTTGAAACAATAGAAAACTATCTAAAGAGGAAAAAAAATGAACTTAAATGA
- the nrdR gene encoding transcriptional regulator NrdR, producing MKCPFCGEVEDKVIDSRLSKDSCSIRRRRECLSCVGRFTTYEKIEEIPLMIVKKDGRREEFLREKLRTGILKACEKRSVSIDTIEAFIDDLEKELKESESREFPTELLGEKVMEKLHDIDEVAYVRFASVYREFKSVNDFVSELSQFLMPKKP from the coding sequence ATGAAGTGTCCTTTTTGCGGAGAAGTAGAAGATAAAGTTATAGATTCAAGGCTTTCCAAGGACAGTTGTTCCATAAGAAGAAGGCGTGAATGTCTTTCCTGCGTTGGACGTTTTACAACCTATGAAAAAATTGAAGAAATCCCTCTTATGATTGTAAAAAAAGATGGAAGAAGGGAAGAATTTCTTCGTGAAAAATTAAGAACCGGAATACTCAAGGCCTGTGAAAAAAGAAGTGTAAGTATAGATACTATTGAAGCTTTTATTGATGATCTTGAAAAAGAGTTAAAAGAAAGTGAATCAAGGGAGTTTCCAACAGAGCTTTTGGGTGAAAAAGTAATGGAAAAGCTCCATGATATTGATGAAGTTGCTTATGTAAGATTTGCTTCTGTATATAGAGAGTTTAAAAGTGTAAATGATTTTGTAAGTGAACTTAGTCAGTTTCTTATGCCCAAAAAACCTTAA
- the gltX gene encoding glutamate--tRNA ligase: protein MKMKIITRFPPSPTGSLHVGGARTAVFNWLYSKAKKGKFILRFEDTDQERSTKESEEEILEAMEWLGLDYDEGPFYQTKRTDVYQKYADILIEKGLAYYCTCTQEEVEAMREKARSEGKKPKYDGRCREKNLPKSQGAALRIKAPLSGTCIIKDIIKGNISVPYEELDDFIIQRSDGSFTYNFAVTIDDLTMEVSPIIRGDDHVSNTPKQIVIYEALEEKLPEFGHVPMVLGSDKKRLSKRHGAMSILEYKKLGYLPDAVINYLVRLGWSCGDQEYFTRTELIEKFSLENIGRSPGVFDPEKMLSLNAEHIQNSDDDFLCKTISNQSGLPATEKLKLAVNVYKSRAKTLFELEDSIKVYFTDEFEYSEKAAKDNLKVSAAEILQNFANNLKNIKNFTHDEIDLAFNQVLSDHEIKFPKLAKPLRVALTGIAQGAGIHETLELTGQEKAIERIEKAVLWIKENRG from the coding sequence ATGAAGATGAAAATAATAACAAGATTTCCCCCAAGCCCAACAGGCTCACTCCATGTAGGGGGAGCAAGAACAGCTGTTTTTAACTGGCTTTATTCAAAAGCTAAAAAAGGTAAGTTTATTTTAAGATTTGAAGATACTGACCAGGAAAGATCCACAAAAGAATCTGAAGAAGAAATCCTTGAAGCCATGGAATGGCTTGGGCTTGATTATGATGAAGGCCCTTTTTATCAGACAAAAAGAACCGATGTTTACCAAAAATATGCAGATATTCTCATTGAAAAAGGACTTGCCTATTATTGCACCTGCACCCAGGAAGAAGTTGAGGCAATGAGGGAAAAGGCAAGATCTGAAGGAAAAAAACCAAAATACGACGGAAGATGCAGGGAAAAAAACCTTCCAAAATCCCAAGGTGCGGCTTTACGTATTAAAGCTCCCCTTTCAGGAACCTGCATAATAAAAGATATAATAAAAGGCAATATTTCAGTACCTTATGAAGAGCTTGATGATTTTATAATTCAAAGAAGCGATGGCTCTTTTACCTATAATTTTGCTGTAACTATAGATGACCTTACAATGGAGGTAAGTCCTATAATAAGAGGGGACGACCATGTAAGCAACACTCCAAAGCAGATTGTCATTTATGAAGCCCTTGAAGAAAAGCTGCCTGAATTTGGCCATGTTCCCATGGTTCTTGGTTCAGACAAAAAAAGGCTGAGCAAAAGACACGGAGCAATGAGTATTCTTGAGTATAAAAAACTAGGTTATCTTCCAGATGCTGTTATAAATTATCTTGTAAGACTTGGCTGGTCTTGCGGGGATCAAGAATATTTCACAAGAACTGAACTTATTGAAAAATTCTCCCTTGAAAATATTGGCCGTTCACCAGGAGTTTTTGATCCTGAAAAAATGCTGAGCTTAAACGCAGAGCATATTCAAAATTCAGACGATGATTTTCTTTGCAAAACAATTTCCAATCAGTCAGGGCTTCCTGCTACAGAAAAGCTCAAGCTTGCGGTTAATGTTTACAAATCAAGGGCAAAAACTCTTTTTGAACTTGAAGATTCTATAAAAGTTTATTTTACCGATGAATTTGAATATTCAGAAAAAGCTGCCAAGGACAATCTTAAAGTATCAGCAGCAGAAATTCTTCAAAACTTTGCCAATAACTTAAAAAACATAAAAAACTTTACCCATGATGAAATTGACCTGGCCTTTAACCAGGTTCTATCTGATCATGAAATAAAATTTCCCAAACTTGCCAAACCTCTTCGCGTTGCTCTCACAGGTATAGCCCAGGGAGCTGGAATCCATGAAACCCTTGAGCTTACAGGTCAGGAAAAAGCAATTGAGAGAATTGAAAAGGCAGTTTTGTGGATTAAAGAAAACAGGGGATAA